The Desulfoscipio gibsoniae DSM 7213 genome contains a region encoding:
- a CDS encoding transposase: MPRKNRVWYPGAVYHIMCRGNHRHDIFRDEEDRLFYLATLKEVKEKIPYLLHSYCLMTNHVHLQIETVDINISQVMKRINMLYAIYFNKKYKFVGHLFQDRYNAELIETTPYHLEISRYIHLNPVRASMVARPEEYKWSSYKIYIEEHQDQLVTTAKTLGCFSPPRVRHYRGFVEEVLKYIKVKPKVDETDGHSY, from the coding sequence ATGCCACGCAAAAATCGTGTTTGGTATCCAGGTGCTGTTTACCATATAATGTGTCGTGGTAATCACCGGCATGATATCTTTAGGGATGAGGAAGACAGGCTGTTTTATCTAGCAACCTTAAAAGAAGTCAAAGAAAAAATACCGTATTTGTTGCATAGTTATTGTTTAATGACCAACCACGTTCACTTGCAAATTGAAACAGTCGATATCAATATAAGTCAGGTTATGAAAAGGATTAACATGCTATATGCCATATACTTCAATAAAAAGTATAAATTTGTCGGTCATTTGTTTCAGGATAGGTATAATGCCGAATTAATTGAAACAACACCGTACCATTTGGAAATAAGCAGGTATATTCACTTAAATCCGGTGCGGGCCAGTATGGTAGCACGCCCCGAAGAATACAAGTGGAGCAGTTACAAAATATACATAGAGGAACACCAGGATCAGCTAGTCACCACCGCCAAAACATTAGGCTGCTTTTCACCTCCAAGGGTCCGGCATTATCGCGGGTTTGTGGAGGAAGTCTTGAAGTATATCAAAGTTAAACCCAAAGTGGATGAGACGGATGGCCACAGTTATTAA
- a CDS encoding virulence factor encodes MYAIAFDLDTTELSRYYHTQNYNNAYYDIKTYLETKGFTRQQGSVYFGESVDAVKTVLAVQGLAKKFSWFAPSVRDIQMLRIEENSDLLPAIRELDE; translated from the coding sequence ATGTATGCAATAGCATTTGACTTAGATACTACAGAGTTATCTAGGTATTACCATACTCAAAATTATAATAATGCATATTATGATATCAAAACTTACCTAGAAACCAAAGGATTTACGCGCCAGCAAGGAAGTGTTTATTTCGGAGAAAGTGTCGATGCGGTTAAAACGGTATTAGCCGTTCAGGGGCTCGCAAAAAAATTTTCATGGTTTGCCCCATCCGTAAGGGACATACAGATGTTAAGGATTGAAGAAAATAGTGACTTATTACCAGCCATTCGTGAGTTGGATGAATAG
- the tnpA gene encoding IS66 family insertion sequence element accessory protein TnpA, with protein MAKSELRQEWETRIADFRASGQSGAAWCAAHNIRPNQLWYWLKKIKSAENPSITQTQWVSVEINESDPTGNGLLIKVGPAVIEVQPGFNPALLKEVVQTLKVC; from the coding sequence ATGGCCAAATCAGAATTACGGCAAGAATGGGAAACCCGGATAGCCGATTTTAGAGCAAGCGGGCAAAGCGGAGCAGCTTGGTGCGCAGCCCATAATATAAGACCTAATCAACTATGGTATTGGCTAAAAAAGATTAAATCCGCAGAGAATCCATCAATTACGCAGACGCAGTGGGTGTCAGTGGAGATAAATGAGTCCGACCCCACCGGAAACGGATTATTGATTAAAGTAGGTCCTGCGGTTATAGAAGTGCAACCTGGCTTTAATCCGGCATTACTCAAAGAAGTAGTGCAAACACTTAAAGTATGCTGA
- the tnpB gene encoding IS66 family insertion sequence element accessory protein TnpB (TnpB, as the term is used for proteins encoded by IS66 family insertion elements, is considered an accessory protein, since TnpC, encoded by a neighboring gene, is a DDE family transposase.): protein MLTNTGLERVYLACGSTDLRKSIDGLAVLVKEAFALDPFSTCIFVFCNRKRDKLKILQWEHNGFWLHYRRLEKGKFQWPAKDSAGTVTSVSHRELRWLLDGLSLNQQQAHPEVTARTIL, encoded by the coding sequence ATGCTGACCAACACTGGCCTGGAACGGGTTTACCTGGCCTGCGGCAGCACCGACTTGCGTAAATCAATTGACGGATTGGCGGTTTTAGTAAAAGAAGCATTTGCACTGGACCCGTTCTCTACCTGCATCTTTGTGTTCTGTAACCGGAAACGCGATAAACTCAAGATCCTCCAGTGGGAGCATAATGGTTTTTGGCTTCATTATCGCCGGCTGGAGAAAGGAAAGTTTCAATGGCCGGCCAAAGATAGTGCGGGAACGGTTACATCTGTTAGCCACCGTGAGTTACGTTGGCTATTGGATGGTCTATCGCTCAATCAACAGCAAGCCCATCCCGAGGTTACGGCAAGAACAATTTTATGA